A portion of the Stigmatella aurantiaca DW4/3-1 genome contains these proteins:
- a CDS encoding myxosortase-dependent M36 family metallopeptidase produces the protein MKQWVSALSGLVLAVSGTASGKDLPNIDVSVKGTSSPRTDGRGLAQASGLRVSRLDPRTGTPAFLWGNRSAVDERLQSALRRMSPEQAARTHLGRVASLYNLSPEVAATAPASVQPLFSGRDAALVTFQQSVEGIEVFRGTLTLALNDRHELISVTGAFSPHASAGTKARKMRFALDAPRAISVAYEDLNGQSIDAVSLEPVGQAQGPYTSYAFTSSARSRYSAKLATPARAKKVLFPVAERLVPAWYVELNTGMAGNPDGDYYAYVVAADDGRLLFRNNLTVADAFSYRVWAQTTAPFLPDDGPQGTVGTPHPTGVPDGYQPPFATPSLVTLQNSPFSRNDPWLPATATETVGNNVDAYADISGDDGMDDVDFRATVTAPKVFDRVYDVTQEPDASTSQQMAAVTQLFFANNFFHDWYYDSGFNEASGNAQEDNFGRGGYASDPLLAEAQDSSGLNNANMATPADGASPRMQMFLFTPNTANTLTVTAPASIAGQYVPGVADFGPTAFNTAGNVVLVQDGGGASPTDGCEVPFANAAAVAGNIALIDRGTCNFTLKALNAQAAGAIGVLIANNAAGPAPGLGGADPSVTTPTLSLSLADATTIKGALSGGPVSVVMFREAAVYRDGTLDNSIVAHEWGHYISNRLIADGNGLSNNQGRSLGEGWGDFHALLMTVRESDEALPGNEGFKGAYAEAGFVSGGGGNNGYYFGLRRYPYSTDFTRNPLTFKHIQAGVALPTTAPINPDLVGLNNAEVHNSGEVWASMLWECYTSLLKDKPRLTFAQAQQRMKAYVVAGYKLTPALPTFTEARDALLAAAYLGDVADFKLFHAAFARRGAGLRAKSPSYASTTHAGVVESFVAGKDVELGGAEVIENEATCDEDGVLDNGETGVVRLTMYNTGNEPVTATTATVTSSDPGVTLANGGNLTFPTIAPFGSATVDVGVALNGPQEIRILTFFIAYRDAGQTIPGDRQAAFQVRANTDDAQNVSTSDDFEANIGPWTVGRDPNLGNYYPWYRYEEAVDEHFFYGVDAPETADIYLISPPLHVSPSGNFSFSFDHRYAFEYLDYLGDLYFFDGGVIEISTDDGHTWADIGAQASPGYDVVIAEGGDNPIEGREAFGGVSEGYPAWISTTVSLGSSFAGQTVRIRFRIGTDLAVGSVGWDVNNVSVSGITNTPFSELVVEADQCTANAPPTANAGPDQTVNKLTTVTLAGSGTDPNGDTLTYAWTQTAGPAVTLSSTTVPSPTFTAPDVTANTALTFRLTVSDGTLTHSDTVTITVRNANQPPVANAGADQTVDERTTVTLNGSGTDPDGDTLTYAWTQTAGPAVTLSSTTAAKPTFTAPEVTANTALTFSLVVNDGTTASAADTVTITVRNVNRAPVANAGADQTVDERTTVTLNGSGTDADGDTLTYAWTQTAGPAVTLSSTTAAKPTFTAPEVTANTALTFSLVVNDGTTASAADTVTITVRNVNRAPVANAGADQTVDERATATLDGSGTDADGDTLTYAWTQTAGPTVTLSSATAAKPTFTAPDVAADTVFTFQLTVSDGELTHSDTVTITVRNVNQAPVADAGADQTVDEGATVTLDGSGTDADGDTLTYAWTQTAGPAVTLSSATAAKPTFTAPDVAADTALTFQLVVSDGSVSSEPSTVTITVRDVNRAPVVDAGADQTVEAGTLVRLAGTATDPDGDALTYKWTQTAGPAVTIEGDTTAGASFTAPAVNAETVFTFTFTATDAKGLSSEDSISIKVTPKDDGGGGGGGGGGGGGGGGGDDDDDSGCGCATDSGAGPIMPLLMLGMAFLGRRRLFAR, from the coding sequence GTGAAGCAATGGGTTTCGGCCTTGTCAGGCCTGGTTCTTGCCGTCTCGGGGACGGCAAGTGGGAAGGATCTTCCCAATATTGATGTGTCCGTGAAGGGCACATCGTCTCCTCGCACGGATGGCCGTGGTCTCGCGCAGGCGTCGGGCCTGCGGGTGTCCCGGCTCGATCCGCGCACGGGGACTCCGGCGTTTCTGTGGGGAAACCGGTCCGCGGTAGATGAGCGGCTTCAGTCGGCCCTGCGGCGCATGTCTCCAGAGCAGGCGGCGCGCACGCACCTGGGCCGGGTGGCTTCGCTCTACAACCTGTCGCCCGAAGTGGCCGCCACGGCACCGGCGAGCGTGCAGCCCCTGTTCTCGGGGCGCGATGCCGCCCTGGTGACGTTCCAGCAGAGCGTGGAGGGCATCGAGGTCTTCCGCGGGACGCTGACCCTGGCGCTCAATGATCGCCACGAACTCATCTCCGTCACGGGCGCCTTCTCCCCGCATGCTTCGGCCGGGACGAAGGCCCGCAAGATGCGCTTTGCCCTGGATGCCCCGCGGGCCATCTCCGTCGCCTACGAGGACCTCAACGGCCAGTCCATCGACGCCGTCAGCCTCGAGCCGGTGGGCCAGGCGCAGGGGCCGTACACCTCCTACGCTTTTACCTCCTCGGCCCGCTCCCGGTACTCGGCGAAGCTGGCGACGCCCGCGCGCGCCAAGAAGGTGCTCTTCCCGGTCGCCGAGCGGCTGGTTCCCGCCTGGTACGTGGAGTTGAACACGGGCATGGCGGGCAATCCCGATGGGGACTACTACGCCTACGTCGTGGCCGCGGATGACGGGCGGCTGCTGTTCCGCAACAACCTGACCGTTGCGGACGCCTTCTCCTACCGTGTGTGGGCGCAGACCACGGCGCCCTTCCTGCCGGACGATGGTCCGCAGGGGACCGTGGGCACCCCTCACCCCACGGGCGTGCCGGACGGCTACCAGCCGCCCTTCGCGACCCCCAGCCTCGTCACCCTCCAGAACTCGCCCTTCAGCCGCAATGATCCCTGGCTGCCGGCCACCGCGACCGAGACGGTGGGCAACAACGTGGATGCGTACGCCGACATCTCCGGCGATGACGGCATGGATGACGTGGACTTCCGCGCCACCGTCACCGCCCCCAAGGTGTTTGATCGCGTCTATGACGTGACCCAGGAGCCGGACGCCAGCACCAGCCAGCAGATGGCGGCGGTGACGCAGCTCTTCTTCGCCAACAACTTCTTCCACGACTGGTACTACGACTCGGGCTTCAACGAGGCGTCCGGCAACGCGCAGGAAGACAACTTTGGCCGGGGCGGCTACGCGAGCGATCCGCTGCTGGCCGAGGCGCAGGACTCCAGCGGCCTGAACAACGCCAACATGGCCACGCCGGCGGATGGTGCCTCGCCGCGCATGCAGATGTTCCTGTTCACCCCGAACACGGCGAACACCCTCACGGTGACGGCGCCGGCGTCCATCGCGGGCCAGTACGTGCCGGGCGTGGCGGACTTCGGCCCCACGGCCTTCAACACCGCGGGCAACGTCGTCCTCGTTCAGGACGGGGGCGGGGCCTCGCCCACGGATGGCTGCGAGGTGCCCTTCGCCAACGCCGCCGCGGTGGCTGGCAACATCGCCCTGATCGACCGTGGCACCTGCAACTTCACCTTGAAGGCGCTGAACGCGCAGGCCGCGGGGGCGATTGGCGTGCTCATCGCCAACAACGCCGCGGGGCCCGCGCCGGGTCTGGGCGGCGCGGATCCGTCCGTGACCACCCCCACGCTCTCGCTGAGCCTGGCGGATGCCACCACCATCAAGGGCGCGCTGAGCGGCGGCCCGGTGTCGGTGGTGATGTTCCGCGAGGCGGCGGTCTACCGCGATGGCACGCTCGACAACAGCATCGTGGCGCACGAGTGGGGCCACTACATCAGCAACCGGCTCATCGCCGACGGCAACGGTCTGTCGAACAACCAGGGCCGCTCCCTGGGCGAGGGATGGGGCGACTTCCACGCGCTGCTGATGACGGTGCGCGAGTCGGATGAGGCCCTGCCGGGCAACGAGGGTTTCAAGGGCGCCTACGCGGAGGCGGGCTTCGTCTCCGGTGGCGGTGGCAACAATGGGTATTACTTCGGCCTGCGGCGCTACCCGTACTCGACGGACTTCACCCGCAACCCGCTGACCTTCAAGCACATCCAGGCCGGTGTGGCCCTGCCCACCACCGCGCCGATCAACCCGGACCTGGTGGGCCTCAACAACGCCGAGGTTCACAACTCCGGCGAGGTGTGGGCCTCGATGCTCTGGGAGTGCTACACGTCGCTGCTCAAGGACAAGCCGCGTCTGACGTTCGCCCAGGCCCAGCAGCGGATGAAGGCCTATGTCGTGGCGGGCTACAAGCTGACCCCGGCCCTGCCCACCTTCACCGAGGCGCGTGACGCGCTGCTCGCGGCCGCGTACCTGGGAGACGTGGCGGACTTCAAGTTGTTCCACGCCGCCTTCGCCCGCCGTGGCGCGGGTCTGCGGGCCAAGTCGCCCTCCTACGCCTCGACGACGCACGCGGGGGTGGTGGAGAGCTTCGTCGCCGGCAAGGACGTGGAGCTGGGTGGCGCCGAGGTGATCGAGAACGAGGCCACCTGCGACGAGGACGGTGTGCTCGACAACGGCGAGACCGGCGTCGTGCGCCTGACCATGTACAACACGGGCAATGAGCCGGTGACCGCGACCACCGCGACCGTGACCAGCTCCGATCCGGGCGTCACCTTGGCCAACGGCGGAAACCTCACCTTCCCCACGATCGCGCCGTTCGGCTCGGCCACGGTGGATGTGGGCGTGGCGCTCAATGGCCCCCAGGAGATCCGCATCCTCACCTTCTTCATCGCCTACCGCGATGCGGGCCAGACCATCCCGGGTGACCGGCAGGCGGCCTTCCAGGTGCGCGCCAACACCGATGATGCCCAGAATGTCTCCACCTCGGATGACTTCGAGGCCAACATCGGACCTTGGACCGTGGGACGGGACCCCAACCTGGGCAACTACTACCCCTGGTACCGGTACGAGGAAGCGGTCGACGAGCACTTCTTCTATGGTGTGGACGCGCCCGAGACGGCGGACATCTACCTCATCTCGCCGCCCCTGCACGTCTCCCCCTCGGGCAACTTCAGCTTCTCGTTCGACCACCGCTACGCCTTCGAGTACCTCGACTACCTGGGCGATCTGTACTTCTTCGACGGCGGCGTCATCGAGATCAGCACGGACGATGGCCACACGTGGGCGGACATCGGGGCGCAGGCCTCGCCGGGCTACGACGTGGTCATCGCCGAAGGCGGGGACAACCCCATCGAGGGGCGTGAGGCCTTCGGTGGCGTGAGCGAGGGCTACCCGGCCTGGATTTCCACCACCGTCAGCCTGGGCTCGTCGTTCGCGGGCCAGACGGTCCGCATCCGCTTCCGCATCGGTACGGACCTGGCCGTGGGCTCCGTGGGCTGGGATGTGAACAACGTCAGCGTCTCGGGCATCACCAACACGCCGTTCAGCGAGCTGGTGGTGGAGGCCGATCAGTGCACGGCGAACGCTCCGCCCACGGCCAACGCGGGTCCGGACCAGACGGTGAACAAGCTGACCACCGTGACGCTGGCGGGCAGCGGCACGGACCCGAACGGGGACACGCTGACGTACGCGTGGACTCAGACCGCGGGTCCTGCGGTGACGCTCAGCAGCACCACGGTTCCCAGCCCCACCTTCACCGCCCCGGATGTGACGGCCAACACGGCGCTCACCTTCCGGCTCACGGTGAGTGACGGCACGCTGACCCACTCCGACACGGTGACGATCACCGTGCGCAACGCGAATCAGCCTCCGGTGGCCAACGCGGGCGCCGACCAGACGGTGGACGAGCGCACCACGGTGACGCTCAACGGCAGCGGCACGGACCCGGACGGGGACACGCTGACGTACGCGTGGACGCAGACGGCGGGCCCGGCGGTGACGCTCAGCAGCACCACGGCCGCCAAGCCCACCTTCACCGCCCCGGAAGTGACGGCCAACACGGCGCTGACCTTCAGCCTCGTGGTGAACGACGGGACGACGGCCAGCGCGGCCGACACGGTGACGATCACCGTGCGCAACGTGAACCGGGCGCCGGTGGCCAACGCGGGCGCCGACCAGACGGTGGACGAGCGCACCACGGTGACGCTCAACGGCAGCGGTACGGACGCGGATGGGGACACGCTGACGTACGCGTGGACGCAGACGGCGGGCCCGGCGGTGACGCTCAGCAGCACCACGGCCGCCAAGCCCACCTTCACCGCCCCGGAAGTGACGGCCAACACGGCGCTGACCTTCAGCCTCGTGGTGAACGACGGGACGACGGCCAGCGCGGCCGACACGGTGACGATCACCGTGCGCAACGTGAACCGGGCGCCGGTGGCCAACGCGGGCGCTGACCAGACGGTGGACGAGCGCGCCACGGCGACGCTGGACGGCAGCGGCACGGACGCGGATGGGGACACGCTGACGTATGCGTGGACGCAGACGGCGGGTCCGACGGTGACGCTCAGCAGCGCCACGGCCGCCAAGCCCACCTTCACGGCCCCGGATGTGGCGGCGGACACGGTGTTCACCTTCCAGCTCACGGTGAGCGATGGTGAGCTGACCCACTCCGACACGGTGACGATCACCGTGCGCAACGTGAACCAGGCGCCGGTGGCCGACGCGGGCGCCGACCAGACGGTGGACGAGGGTGCCACGGTGACGCTGGATGGCAGCGGCACGGACGCGGATGGGGACACGCTGACATATGCGTGGACGCAGACGGCGGGCCCGGCGGTGACGCTCAGCAGCGCCACGGCCGCCAAGCCCACCTTCACCGCTCCGGACGTGGCGGCGGACACGGCGCTCACCTTCCAGCTCGTGGTGAGCGATGGAAGCGTCTCGTCCGAGCCCAGCACGGTGACCATCACCGTGCGCGATGTGAACCGGGCGCCGGTGGTCGACGCGGGCGCTGACCAGACGGTCGAAGCGGGAACGCTGGTTCGCCTGGCGGGCACGGCCACGGACCCGGATGGGGACGCGCTCACCTACAAGTGGACGCAGACGGCGGGTCCGGCGGTGACGATCGAAGGGGATACCACCGCGGGCGCTTCCTTCACCGCGCCTGCTGTGAATGCCGAGACGGTGTTCACGTTCACGTTCACGGCGACGGATGCCAAGGGCCTGAGCAGTGAGGACTCGATCTCCATCAAGGTGACGCCGAAGGATGATGGCGGCGGCGGCGGCGGTGGTGGTGGTGGCGGTGGTGGTGGTGGTGGTGGTGACGACGACGACGACAGTGGCTGTGGTTGCGCCACCGACTCGGGCGCAGGGCCGATCATGCCGCTGTTGATGCTGGGCATGGCGTTCCTGGGCCGTCGCCGGCTGTTCGCGCGGTAG
- a CDS encoding peptidyl-prolyl cis-trans isomerase, with protein sequence MRLSRVLSVPALSVLLLAGCGKDSPGTAPPPQAAQGKGTPVVSFEGGAVTLEQLQTYISQMNPAARTRVQSVEQRREYAEGLARFELFVREAQRQGLEKDPEVLEAAKRAMVQRLLHKEFEEKAAPVTPEDIAAYYEMNKAEFVSPARWRYSHLLVPAPQGSADRAAKKKLAQALLEKARKLQPLDFDGFDALGGEASGNPDTKPASADTHLVTAEELKERLGPEVAAAAGKLQRVGDTSAVVESPKGFHLLKLTDLRPERNQPLDAVSSMLRSRIARERRDASVSAYTVKLQEQAQFKTDTAALEKLQVNIQAPQEASSGPVPGYLPAPQPVR encoded by the coding sequence ATGCGCCTCTCCCGTGTGCTCTCCGTTCCCGCCCTCTCGGTTCTCCTGCTCGCTGGCTGTGGCAAAGACAGCCCGGGGACGGCGCCGCCCCCACAGGCCGCGCAGGGCAAGGGCACGCCGGTGGTCTCGTTCGAGGGCGGGGCCGTCACCCTTGAGCAACTCCAGACTTACATCTCGCAGATGAACCCAGCTGCACGCACCCGGGTGCAGTCCGTGGAGCAGCGGCGGGAGTACGCCGAGGGGCTGGCGCGCTTCGAGCTCTTCGTCCGCGAGGCCCAGCGCCAGGGGTTGGAGAAGGATCCCGAGGTGCTCGAAGCGGCCAAGCGCGCCATGGTGCAGCGGCTGCTGCACAAGGAGTTCGAGGAGAAGGCGGCGCCGGTCACCCCCGAGGACATCGCCGCCTATTACGAGATGAACAAGGCGGAGTTCGTCTCCCCGGCCCGCTGGCGCTACTCCCACCTCCTGGTGCCCGCCCCCCAGGGCAGCGCGGATCGCGCCGCGAAGAAGAAGCTCGCCCAGGCGTTGCTGGAGAAGGCGCGCAAGCTCCAGCCCCTGGACTTCGATGGCTTCGATGCCTTGGGGGGGGAGGCTTCGGGCAACCCCGACACCAAACCCGCCAGCGCCGACACCCACCTGGTCACCGCCGAGGAATTGAAGGAGCGGCTGGGGCCCGAGGTGGCCGCGGCGGCAGGCAAGCTTCAGCGCGTGGGAGACACCTCGGCGGTGGTGGAGTCTCCCAAAGGCTTTCATCTGCTGAAGCTCACGGACCTGCGCCCCGAGCGCAACCAACCCCTGGATGCGGTCTCCTCCATGTTGCGATCGCGGATCGCCCGCGAGCGGCGGGATGCGAGCGTCAGCGCATACACCGTGAAACTCCAGGAACAAGCTCAATTCAAGACAGACACAGCAGCCCTTGAAAAGCTTCAGGTGAACATCCAAGCACCGCAAGAAGCGTCTTCGGGCCCAGTACCGGGGTACCTGCCCGCGCCCCAGCCGGTGCGTTAG
- a CDS encoding DUF5011 domain-containing protein, producing the protein MIKQNTSIGKSRGFLISTLACGAAALGALAACGPADSAEAPPSAPAHTTAALADPAPCASLPATLTINGEANWTLECSSSATYSDPGAQAFDGCGNALTVKAYNSGQNPTPREPGPNPKVEGDYAVSYSAQPPGGHAVTATRWVKVDDRTAPTLTLKGAAHIVHTCNRPFVDPGAEASDTCYGNLSHVIWRTGEVNGWAEGTYTVTYTLTDPGGNAAPPLTRTVEVVDCPW; encoded by the coding sequence ATGATCAAACAAAACACCTCTATCGGCAAAAGCCGTGGATTTCTGATTTCGACCCTGGCCTGTGGGGCCGCCGCGCTGGGCGCGCTCGCCGCCTGTGGCCCGGCGGACTCCGCCGAAGCCCCGCCGTCCGCCCCCGCGCACACCACGGCCGCCCTGGCCGATCCGGCGCCGTGCGCTTCCCTGCCCGCCACCCTGACGATCAACGGAGAGGCGAACTGGACGCTGGAGTGCTCGTCGTCCGCCACGTACAGCGATCCGGGCGCGCAGGCCTTCGACGGGTGTGGCAACGCCCTGACCGTCAAAGCCTACAACTCCGGCCAGAACCCCACCCCCAGGGAGCCGGGCCCGAACCCCAAGGTCGAAGGGGACTACGCGGTGTCCTACTCGGCGCAGCCCCCGGGCGGGCACGCAGTGACCGCCACGCGCTGGGTCAAGGTGGATGACCGCACCGCCCCCACGCTGACGCTCAAGGGCGCCGCGCACATCGTCCACACCTGCAACCGGCCGTTCGTGGACCCCGGCGCGGAGGCCTCGGACACCTGCTACGGCAACCTCTCGCACGTCATCTGGCGCACGGGCGAGGTCAACGGATGGGCCGAGGGCACCTACACGGTGACCTACACGCTCACGGACCCGGGGGGCAACGCCGCCCCCCCGCTGACCCGCACCGTGGAAGTGGTCGACTGCCCCTGGTAA
- the argE gene encoding acetylornithine deacetylase yields MNDTLPALRATLRELVALDTTSSRPNAPLIDCAQGLLEKAGFASQRQRYMDEAGVEKVNLVAVKGGDEGRAALALVGHSDCVPYDAAWTEALRLTEKEGRLYARGACDTKGFIACALHAATHAERLRAPLLVVLTADEEVGLIGAKRLVEAGLGRARHAIVGEPTSLRPVRANKGYCLAEVEVQGKEGHSAYPDSGASAIFRAGRFLHRLEELAHTTLREERDEGFEPPFTTVNVGLIQGGKAKNVIPGACRFTVEWRPIPGQSPERVAEMLERIRQELVRQEPGYEARIRVIRTDRGVSTRPEAEVVRFLAKVTGNASATVSFGTEAPQLTELGAEAVVFGPGDIRVAHQTGEYVPVEDLVRCEAALAQAIQHFCGAP; encoded by the coding sequence GTGAACGACACCCTGCCCGCGCTGCGAGCCACCCTGAGGGAGCTGGTCGCGCTGGACACCACCTCGTCCCGTCCCAACGCCCCGCTCATCGACTGCGCGCAGGGGCTGCTGGAGAAGGCGGGCTTCGCCTCGCAGCGCCAGCGCTACATGGATGAGGCGGGGGTGGAGAAGGTGAACCTGGTGGCGGTGAAGGGCGGGGACGAGGGCCGGGCCGCGCTGGCGCTGGTGGGGCACTCGGACTGCGTCCCCTATGACGCGGCGTGGACCGAGGCGCTGCGGCTGACGGAGAAGGAGGGGCGGCTGTATGCGCGGGGCGCGTGCGACACCAAGGGCTTCATCGCCTGCGCGCTCCACGCGGCCACCCACGCGGAGCGCCTGCGCGCACCGCTGCTCGTGGTGCTCACCGCGGACGAGGAAGTGGGGCTGATCGGCGCCAAGCGGCTGGTGGAGGCGGGGCTGGGCCGGGCGCGGCATGCCATCGTGGGGGAGCCCACGTCGCTGCGGCCGGTGCGGGCCAACAAGGGCTACTGCCTGGCCGAGGTGGAGGTGCAGGGCAAGGAGGGGCACAGCGCGTACCCGGACTCGGGCGCCTCGGCCATCTTCCGCGCCGGGCGCTTCCTGCACCGGCTGGAGGAACTGGCGCACACCACGCTGCGCGAGGAGCGGGATGAGGGCTTCGAGCCGCCCTTCACCACGGTGAACGTGGGGCTCATCCAGGGGGGCAAGGCGAAGAACGTCATCCCGGGCGCGTGCCGCTTCACGGTGGAGTGGCGGCCCATTCCCGGGCAGTCCCCCGAGCGGGTGGCGGAGATGCTGGAGCGCATCCGCCAGGAACTGGTGAGGCAGGAGCCGGGGTATGAGGCGCGCATCCGGGTGATCCGGACGGACCGGGGGGTGAGCACGCGGCCGGAGGCCGAGGTGGTGCGCTTCCTGGCGAAGGTGACCGGAAACGCGTCGGCCACGGTCTCCTTCGGCACCGAGGCCCCGCAGCTCACGGAGCTGGGGGCCGAGGCGGTGGTGTTTGGCCCCGGGGACATCCGGGTGGCCCATCAGACCGGGGAGTACGTGCCGGTGGAGGACCTGGTGCGCTGCGAGGCGGCGCTCGCCCAGGCCATCCAGCACTTCTGCGGCGCGCCCTGA
- a CDS encoding formimidoylglutamate deiminase — translation MNETTVYQPDLLYMKGRLQEGGTLHVGADGRILEPGAVPEGAHVIRLPGRVLLPGLVNGHSHAFQRLIRGRTEYVAAGHGTDDFWSWREAMYRAAESLTPEEVYTSSRQAFLEMVLAGITAVGEFHYLHHQPDGTPYEDRNELARAVIRAARDVGLRIVLLRVGYARAGFRVPENPRQRRFIEPDVDMFLAAVAELARTTRGDSAVTVGLAPHSVRAVPKEWLTVLAGVRTDMPVHMHVAEQLREVEVCLAEHGRRPVELLEELGVLETRFTAVHAVHVTEDEARMLGEVSAGVCACPSTERNLGDGILAADMLAGQGVRLSLGSDSQALVDLLDEARQLEGHLRLRRLRRAVMDPGTGAVDGLGVRLLELATVNGARSLGLNTGTLEPGTPADFFTVDLNHPSLVGASPTSLLSGIVLGTDKAAVRDVAVDGKFVVRDGLHPRAEETGRAFHTLARRLYP, via the coding sequence GTGAACGAGACCACCGTCTACCAGCCGGACCTCCTTTATATGAAGGGCCGGCTCCAAGAGGGCGGCACCCTGCACGTGGGCGCCGATGGCCGCATTCTGGAGCCAGGAGCGGTGCCGGAAGGGGCACACGTCATCCGGTTGCCGGGGCGGGTGCTGTTGCCAGGGCTGGTCAATGGGCACTCGCATGCCTTCCAGCGGCTCATCCGCGGGCGCACGGAGTACGTGGCCGCGGGCCACGGCACGGATGACTTCTGGAGCTGGCGCGAGGCCATGTACCGCGCCGCCGAGTCCCTGACGCCCGAGGAGGTGTACACCTCCTCGCGGCAGGCGTTCCTGGAGATGGTGCTGGCGGGCATCACGGCGGTGGGCGAGTTCCACTACCTGCACCACCAGCCGGATGGCACCCCGTACGAGGATCGCAACGAGCTGGCGCGCGCGGTGATTCGCGCCGCGCGGGACGTGGGGCTGCGCATCGTCCTGCTGCGGGTGGGCTACGCGCGCGCGGGCTTCCGCGTCCCGGAGAATCCCCGGCAGCGCCGGTTCATCGAGCCGGACGTGGACATGTTCCTCGCGGCGGTGGCGGAGCTGGCCCGGACCACGCGGGGGGATTCGGCGGTGACGGTGGGGCTGGCGCCGCACAGCGTGCGCGCGGTGCCCAAGGAGTGGCTGACGGTGCTGGCGGGCGTGCGCACGGACATGCCGGTGCACATGCACGTGGCGGAGCAGCTGCGCGAGGTGGAGGTCTGCCTGGCCGAGCACGGCCGGCGCCCGGTGGAGCTGCTCGAGGAACTGGGCGTGCTGGAGACGCGGTTCACCGCGGTGCACGCGGTGCACGTGACGGAGGACGAGGCGCGGATGCTGGGGGAGGTGTCGGCGGGCGTGTGCGCGTGCCCCTCCACCGAGCGCAACCTGGGCGATGGCATCCTTGCCGCGGACATGCTGGCGGGGCAGGGCGTCCGGCTGAGCCTGGGCTCGGACAGCCAGGCGCTGGTGGACCTGCTCGATGAGGCCCGGCAGCTCGAGGGGCACCTGCGGCTGCGCCGGCTGCGGCGCGCGGTGATGGACCCGGGCACCGGCGCGGTGGATGGGCTGGGGGTGAGGCTCCTGGAATTGGCCACGGTGAACGGGGCGCGGAGCCTGGGGCTGAACACGGGCACGCTGGAGCCGGGCACCCCCGCGGACTTCTTCACGGTGGATCTGAACCACCCCTCGCTCGTGGGGGCCAGCCCCACGTCCCTGCTCTCCGGCATCGTGCTCGGCACGGACAAGGCGGCGGTGCGGGACGTGGCCGTGGACGGAAAATTCGTGGTTCGCGATGGACTCCATCCACGGGCGGAGGAGACTGGGCGTGCCTTCCACACCCTGGCCCGGAGACTCTACCCGTGA
- a CDS encoding ferritin-like domain-containing protein — protein MEVKSEVMKLRSLAQLDADAVGTYDAAIARIAEPLVRERLNEFRVDHVRHIQDLNQFIERLGGEAVALSPDLKGAAMKGLTAVTSMMGTEAALVAMLGNEEFANRAYDLALQFDWSPEVLQLIQKNREDERRHLTWIRDAVRTRPWLRDAAPAVEGPEVTR, from the coding sequence ATGGAAGTGAAGTCCGAAGTGATGAAGCTGCGGAGCCTGGCGCAACTCGACGCGGACGCGGTGGGGACATACGACGCGGCGATCGCGCGGATCGCGGAGCCGCTGGTGCGCGAGCGGCTCAATGAGTTCCGGGTGGACCACGTGCGCCACATCCAGGATCTCAACCAGTTCATCGAACGCTTGGGGGGAGAGGCCGTGGCGCTGAGCCCGGACCTCAAGGGCGCGGCGATGAAGGGCCTGACGGCGGTGACGAGCATGATGGGCACGGAGGCGGCCCTGGTGGCGATGCTGGGCAACGAGGAGTTCGCCAACCGCGCGTATGATCTCGCGCTCCAGTTCGACTGGAGCCCCGAGGTTCTCCAGCTCATCCAGAAGAACCGGGAAGACGAGCGGCGCCACCTGACGTGGATTCGCGACGCGGTGCGTACTCGCCCCTGGCTGCGCGATGCGGCGCCGGCCGTGGAGGGGCCGGAAGTCACCCGCTGA